From Oncorhynchus keta strain PuntledgeMale-10-30-2019 chromosome 25, Oket_V2, whole genome shotgun sequence, one genomic window encodes:
- the LOC118358160 gene encoding uncharacterized protein LOC118358160 isoform X2, giving the protein MSQPAKPVHPAKPTRHNDTEPTEWLKRNTSQSPIRTSEDPRVKPPPPWLPVLEKHDIPIVVGVGVSLAFIFITMAFYSLVQKKEPAPAIRVPRNLGVPFRHAERLATGRTYENRAFEDDDLVAVIEQSPDTSDTRTRPPAPSPVTVMIDPAFDETQETQPRPPSSSEHSVTAETYPEAIEDTQVDPFLDEEKGCSLSHPSIQLQCVEDWGGGGIYGQCQGQDFLSEPPSLTPSPLRSLSPSPPPVREESLRSSLTLQTTEPCATPIHHSVSISHGNAPLLLSHCVSHCVSLGLTTVAVDVHFYPAALASATAAMATVTAATQVNATAAAAPGPQLSSRLAQGQEHDQSAPSMCQSK; this is encoded by the exons ATGAGTCAGCCCGCTAAGCCAGTTCATCCAGCCAAACCAACCAGGCACAATGACACAGAGCCCACAGAGTGGCTGAAGAGGAACACTTCTCAGTCCCCCATCAGGACCAGTGAGGACCCCAG agtAAAGCCTCCTCCTCCATGGCTCCCAGTGCTGGAGAAACATGACATCCCCATCGTGGTGGGAGTGGGTGTGTCTCTGGCCTTCATATTCATCACCATGGCCTTCTACTCCCTGGTCCAGAAGAAAGAGCCTGCCCCCGCTATtagag TTCCCAGGAACCTGGGAGTCCCCTTCAGACATGCTGAACGTCTGGCCACTGGGAGGACTTATGAGAACAG GGCGTTTGAGGATGATGATTTGGTGGCTGTGATTGAACAAAGCCCCGACACGTCAGATACACGTACCAGGCCCCCTGCCCCCAGCCCGGTCACTGTGATGATAGACCCTGCCTTTGATGAGACTCAGGAGACACAGCCTCGCCCCCCGTCCTCTTCAGAACACTCAGTCACAGCAGAGACCTACCCTGAGGCAATCGAAGACACACAG GTTGACCCCTTCCTGGATGAAGAGAAAGGCTGCAGCCTGTCTCACCCCAGCATCCAGCTGCAGTGTGTGGAGGACTGGGGGGGTGGAGGAATATACGGACAATGTCAGGGCCAGGACTTTCTCTCTGagcccccctctctcactccttcaccTTTAcgctccctgtctccctcccctcctcctgtgcGTGAGGAAAGCCTGCGCTCCTCCCTGACACTCCAGACCACTGAGCCCTGTGCCACGCCCATCCACCACAGCGTCAGCATCTCCCACGGTaacgcccccctcctcctctcccactgcgTCTCCCACTGCGTCTCCCTAGGCCTCACCACCGTCGCCGTTGATGTTCACTTCTACCCAGCAGCTCTTGCGTCAGCCACCGCTGCCATGGCGACCGTGACAGCCGCCACACAGGTTAATGCTACCGCCGCTGCTGCTCCAGGGCCCCAGCTCAGCTCTCGATTGGCACAAGGTCAGGAGCATGACCAATCGGCTCCCAGCATGTGCCAGAGTAAGTAA
- the LOC118358160 gene encoding uncharacterized protein LOC118358160 isoform X1 — protein sequence MSQPAKPVHPAKPTRHNDTEPTEWLKRNTSQSPIRTSEDPRVKPPPPWLPVLEKHDIPIVVGVGVSLAFIFITMAFYSLVQKKEPAPAIRALSSTVPRNLGVPFRHAERLATGRTYENRAFEDDDLVAVIEQSPDTSDTRTRPPAPSPVTVMIDPAFDETQETQPRPPSSSEHSVTAETYPEAIEDTQVDPFLDEEKGCSLSHPSIQLQCVEDWGGGGIYGQCQGQDFLSEPPSLTPSPLRSLSPSPPPVREESLRSSLTLQTTEPCATPIHHSVSISHGNAPLLLSHCVSHCVSLGLTTVAVDVHFYPAALASATAAMATVTAATQVNATAAAAPGPQLSSRLAQGQEHDQSAPSMCQSK from the exons ATGAGTCAGCCCGCTAAGCCAGTTCATCCAGCCAAACCAACCAGGCACAATGACACAGAGCCCACAGAGTGGCTGAAGAGGAACACTTCTCAGTCCCCCATCAGGACCAGTGAGGACCCCAG agtAAAGCCTCCTCCTCCATGGCTCCCAGTGCTGGAGAAACATGACATCCCCATCGTGGTGGGAGTGGGTGTGTCTCTGGCCTTCATATTCATCACCATGGCCTTCTACTCCCTGGTCCAGAAGAAAGAGCCTGCCCCCGCTATtagag CCTTGTCTTCCACAGTTCCCAGGAACCTGGGAGTCCCCTTCAGACATGCTGAACGTCTGGCCACTGGGAGGACTTATGAGAACAG GGCGTTTGAGGATGATGATTTGGTGGCTGTGATTGAACAAAGCCCCGACACGTCAGATACACGTACCAGGCCCCCTGCCCCCAGCCCGGTCACTGTGATGATAGACCCTGCCTTTGATGAGACTCAGGAGACACAGCCTCGCCCCCCGTCCTCTTCAGAACACTCAGTCACAGCAGAGACCTACCCTGAGGCAATCGAAGACACACAG GTTGACCCCTTCCTGGATGAAGAGAAAGGCTGCAGCCTGTCTCACCCCAGCATCCAGCTGCAGTGTGTGGAGGACTGGGGGGGTGGAGGAATATACGGACAATGTCAGGGCCAGGACTTTCTCTCTGagcccccctctctcactccttcaccTTTAcgctccctgtctccctcccctcctcctgtgcGTGAGGAAAGCCTGCGCTCCTCCCTGACACTCCAGACCACTGAGCCCTGTGCCACGCCCATCCACCACAGCGTCAGCATCTCCCACGGTaacgcccccctcctcctctcccactgcgTCTCCCACTGCGTCTCCCTAGGCCTCACCACCGTCGCCGTTGATGTTCACTTCTACCCAGCAGCTCTTGCGTCAGCCACCGCTGCCATGGCGACCGTGACAGCCGCCACACAGGTTAATGCTACCGCCGCTGCTGCTCCAGGGCCCCAGCTCAGCTCTCGATTGGCACAAGGTCAGGAGCATGACCAATCGGCTCCCAGCATGTGCCAGAGTAAGTAA